In the Aromatoleum bremense genome, one interval contains:
- a CDS encoding proline--tRNA ligase, whose protein sequence is MRASQYFISTLKEAPSDAEVVSQKLMLRAGFIRKVAAGIYSYLPIGLRVIRKVEDIVREEMNRAGALELTMPLVQPAELWDETGRWEQMGAEMLRFKDRHQRDFALQPTSEEVVTDIARQELKSYRQLPKNFYQIQTKFRDERRPRFGVMRGREFTMKDAYSFDRDAAAAGRSYDAMYAAYCRIFDRLGLTYRAVAADTGAIGGDRSHEFQVIADTGEDAIVYCPGSAYAANIELAEALPLLATRAAPGKALEKTSTPGRTTCEEVAKLLGVPLATTVKSLVLATDDVDDAGKPAGVTVWLLLVRGDHELNEVKAGKLPGLKAGFRFATETEITERFGCKPGYLGPVGLNKAVKVVADRTVANMADFICGANEADFHLTGTNWGRDLPEPDLVADLRNVVEGDPSPDGMGRLAVQRGIEVGHVFYLGTKYSQSMNATFLDEDGKPKHFEMGCYGIGVTRILGAAIEQNHDARGIIWPDAIAPFRVVVCPVGWGKSEAVRDEAMKLYETLLAGGIDVILDDRDERPGVMFADWELIGVPHRVVIGDRGLKEGIAEYQGRRDAEAAKIPLAELAAFVGSKLQPAA, encoded by the coding sequence ATGCGCGCCAGCCAGTATTTCATCTCCACCCTCAAGGAAGCCCCCTCGGACGCCGAGGTCGTCAGCCAGAAACTGATGCTGCGCGCGGGCTTCATCCGCAAAGTCGCAGCCGGCATCTACAGTTACCTTCCCATCGGCCTGCGCGTGATCCGCAAGGTCGAGGATATCGTGCGCGAGGAAATGAACCGTGCCGGTGCACTTGAACTGACGATGCCGCTCGTTCAGCCCGCCGAACTCTGGGACGAAACCGGCCGCTGGGAACAGATGGGCGCCGAGATGCTGCGCTTCAAGGATAGGCACCAACGCGACTTCGCGCTGCAACCCACGTCCGAGGAAGTGGTCACCGACATCGCTCGTCAGGAATTGAAGAGCTATCGCCAGCTGCCGAAGAACTTCTACCAGATCCAGACGAAGTTCCGCGACGAGCGCCGGCCGCGGTTCGGCGTGATGCGTGGCCGCGAATTCACGATGAAGGACGCCTATTCGTTCGACCGCGACGCGGCGGCCGCGGGCCGCAGCTACGACGCGATGTACGCCGCCTACTGCCGTATTTTCGACCGGCTCGGCCTGACGTACCGCGCCGTCGCTGCCGACACCGGGGCGATCGGCGGGGATCGCTCACATGAATTCCAGGTCATCGCCGACACCGGCGAGGATGCAATCGTCTACTGCCCGGGTTCCGCCTACGCGGCCAACATCGAACTTGCCGAAGCGCTGCCGTTGCTGGCGACCCGCGCCGCGCCGGGCAAGGCGCTCGAGAAGACCTCCACCCCGGGCAGGACGACCTGCGAAGAGGTCGCGAAGCTTCTCGGCGTGCCGCTCGCGACGACGGTGAAATCACTTGTCCTCGCGACCGATGACGTCGATGACGCGGGCAAGCCGGCCGGCGTCACGGTGTGGCTGCTGCTCGTGCGGGGCGATCACGAACTGAACGAGGTCAAGGCGGGCAAGCTCCCCGGCCTGAAAGCGGGGTTCCGCTTTGCGACGGAAACCGAGATCACCGAGCGCTTCGGCTGCAAGCCCGGCTACCTCGGGCCCGTGGGCCTGAACAAGGCCGTCAAGGTCGTCGCCGACCGCACCGTCGCGAACATGGCCGACTTCATCTGCGGCGCCAACGAGGCGGACTTCCACTTGACCGGCACGAACTGGGGCCGCGACCTGCCGGAACCCGATCTCGTCGCCGACCTGCGCAACGTCGTCGAAGGCGATCCGAGCCCGGACGGCATGGGACGGCTCGCGGTCCAGCGCGGCATCGAGGTCGGCCACGTTTTCTACCTCGGCACCAAATACTCGCAGTCGATGAACGCGACCTTCCTCGATGAGGATGGCAAGCCGAAGCATTTTGAAATGGGCTGCTACGGCATCGGCGTCACGCGCATCCTCGGTGCGGCGATCGAACAGAATCACGACGCCCGCGGCATCATCTGGCCGGACGCGATCGCACCGTTCCGCGTCGTCGTCTGCCCGGTCGGCTGGGGCAAGTCCGAAGCGGTGCGCGACGAAGCGATGAAGCTCTACGAAACGCTGCTCGCCGGCGGCATCGACGTGATCCTCGACGACCGCGACGAGCGTCCCGGCGTGATGTTCGCCGACTGGGAACTGATCGGCGTGCCGCATCGCGTCGTCATCGGCGATCGCGGACTGAAAGAAGGGATAGCCGAATATCAGGGGCGACGCGACGCCGAGGCGGCGAAGATTCCGCTTGCCGAACTCGCAGCCTTCGTCGGCTCGAAGCTCCAGCCGGCCGCGTGA
- a CDS encoding CBS domain-containing protein has translation MNREFDPLPQARLAGLHCEVARTDNNRRVSRNSPAIEVMTDLTRIPAATIAAETSLADANRAMILRGVRLLLVTDSRHQVMGVISVADLLGEGPVRTAQERGTRVGELTVDSVMTPLERTEAVELGEVMRADVGHVLATLKRSGRQHALVLERCEGGRGLIRGIFSASQIARQLGEPQPVSTEIARNFAEIEAAISA, from the coding sequence ATGAACCGGGAATTCGATCCGCTTCCGCAAGCGCGCCTGGCGGGCCTGCATTGCGAAGTCGCAAGAACCGATAACAACCGCCGGGTCTCCCGCAACTCCCCGGCGATAGAGGTCATGACCGACCTCACGAGAATTCCCGCGGCGACGATCGCGGCTGAAACGTCGCTGGCCGATGCCAACCGCGCCATGATCCTGCGCGGAGTGCGACTGTTGCTGGTGACCGATTCGCGTCACCAGGTGATGGGCGTGATTTCGGTCGCCGACCTGCTGGGCGAAGGCCCGGTGCGGACCGCACAGGAACGCGGCACGCGGGTCGGCGAACTGACCGTCGATTCCGTCATGACGCCACTCGAGCGCACCGAGGCCGTCGAGCTCGGCGAGGTCATGCGCGCGGACGTGGGGCATGTTCTCGCGACGCTGAAACGTTCTGGTCGGCAGCATGCCCTGGTGCTGGAACGCTGCGAGGGCGGGCGGGGCCTGATCAGGGGGATTTTCTCGGCCTCACAGATCGCGCGCCAGCTCGGTGAACCCCAGCCGGTCAGCACCGAGATCGCGAGGAATTTCGCCGAGATCGAAGCGGCAATCTCCGCCTGA
- a CDS encoding bactofilin family protein, giving the protein MFSKSPVFPKAADPQAARGQRIGSGNFAAAQPAGLVSSSAEMSQPARDAGTSSVAGGTASTTLPRANEAAEDAGYGSGSRLIVGPEVKLKGAEILDCDTLIVEGRVEATMDSRVIRIAESGSFAGTVGIDIAEIHGRFDGELTARTQLVIHATGRVSGKIRYGKILIEEGGELSGDVQSLASAKEAGRAVPREESTPKVAVVGAS; this is encoded by the coding sequence ATGTTCAGCAAATCCCCAGTGTTCCCGAAAGCTGCCGATCCACAGGCCGCTCGTGGACAGCGCATCGGGTCGGGCAATTTCGCAGCCGCTCAGCCGGCCGGGCTGGTCAGCAGTTCTGCCGAGATGTCCCAGCCGGCACGCGATGCCGGCACGAGCAGTGTGGCAGGCGGGACAGCGTCGACCACTCTTCCTCGCGCCAACGAGGCCGCGGAGGACGCGGGCTACGGTTCCGGCAGCCGCCTCATCGTCGGGCCGGAGGTCAAGCTCAAAGGCGCGGAGATCCTGGATTGCGACACGCTGATCGTCGAGGGTCGCGTCGAAGCGACCATGGACAGCCGCGTCATTCGCATCGCCGAAAGCGGCTCGTTCGCCGGGACGGTCGGCATCGACATCGCGGAAATCCACGGCCGGTTCGACGGCGAACTCACTGCGCGCACCCAACTCGTGATCCATGCGACGGGCCGTGTCAGCGGCAAGATCCGCTACGGCAAGATCCTGATCGAGGAAGGCGGCGAACTGTCTGGCGACGTCCAGTCCCTGGCTTCGGCGAAGGAAGCGGGGAGGGCCGTGCCGCGCGAGGAGTCGACGCCGAAAGTCGCAGTCGTGGGCGCCAGCTGA
- a CDS encoding ATP-binding protein, with product MSRLSFSSTLLASFLLIAAILGTAALGGLLTLEDFAARSREGAGHALGFSSALQQLGERTVDMERSARQFLVLDDPVLLERFEQARDDSMTALVWIAGLGGAKSQGLVNQWIDASNRAAAALNARAGADAALRALGELPILNEHLAAELRLQLDAESKRLLDELDGNREQLAWHLLVAVTAALLLAALTGWWVLRPLNRVEGAIEALGESRFDEPVIIGGPADLRRVGRRLDWLRMRLADLEANRTRVLRHVSHELKTPLASLREGIALLKDGVVGGLTTEQHEVVAILEHNTRALQLRIEGLLGYNAAVFDARSLKRWKVALRPLVESVVAEQQLQIQSRDLHVDIDVNGNIPPLTADPDKLRIALANLVANAISFSPHGGKVRLKIARELRDVTIDCIDEGPGVPENESERIFEPFYQGSRQPAAPRHGSGLGLSIVREFIHAHGGKIELVPTSVGAHFRIALPNES from the coding sequence ATGTCCCGCCTGTCCTTCAGTTCCACGCTGCTTGCGAGCTTTCTGCTGATCGCCGCGATCCTCGGCACCGCAGCGCTCGGCGGACTGCTGACCCTCGAAGACTTTGCGGCGCGCAGTCGCGAAGGCGCAGGGCACGCGCTCGGTTTTTCCAGCGCGCTCCAGCAACTGGGTGAACGCACGGTGGATATGGAACGCAGCGCCCGCCAGTTCCTGGTCCTCGACGATCCCGTGCTGCTCGAGCGGTTCGAGCAGGCGCGCGACGACTCGATGACGGCGCTGGTGTGGATTGCCGGTCTCGGAGGCGCGAAATCGCAAGGGCTCGTCAACCAGTGGATCGACGCCTCCAACCGGGCCGCGGCAGCGTTGAACGCTCGCGCGGGCGCCGACGCCGCGCTCCGGGCACTCGGCGAGTTACCGATCCTCAACGAGCATCTCGCCGCGGAACTCCGCCTGCAGCTGGACGCGGAGTCGAAACGGCTGCTCGACGAACTCGACGGCAATCGGGAACAACTGGCGTGGCACCTGTTGGTGGCGGTGACGGCGGCCCTCCTGCTCGCGGCGCTCACCGGATGGTGGGTGCTGCGGCCGCTGAATAGGGTCGAAGGCGCGATCGAGGCCCTCGGCGAGAGCCGCTTCGACGAACCGGTCATCATTGGCGGGCCGGCCGACCTGCGCCGGGTCGGGCGGCGACTGGACTGGCTGCGGATGCGCCTCGCCGACCTGGAAGCGAACCGTACGCGAGTGCTGCGCCACGTCTCGCACGAACTGAAAACTCCGCTTGCATCCCTGCGCGAAGGCATCGCGCTGCTCAAGGACGGCGTTGTCGGCGGGCTCACGACCGAGCAGCACGAAGTGGTGGCCATTCTTGAACACAATACCCGCGCGCTGCAGCTGCGCATCGAAGGATTGCTAGGCTACAACGCCGCGGTGTTCGACGCGCGCAGCCTGAAGCGCTGGAAAGTGGCATTGCGACCGCTCGTCGAGTCGGTGGTCGCGGAACAGCAATTGCAGATACAGAGCCGGGATCTTCACGTCGATATCGACGTAAACGGCAATATCCCGCCGTTGACCGCCGACCCCGACAAGCTGCGGATCGCGCTCGCAAACCTGGTCGCAAACGCGATCTCGTTCAGTCCGCACGGGGGCAAAGTCCGCCTGAAAATCGCCCGCGAACTGCGCGACGTGACGATCGACTGCATCGACGAGGGACCTGGCGTGCCTGAAAACGAATCCGAACGCATCTTCGAACCTTTTTACCAAGGGAGCCGGCAACCGGCAGCGCCGCGTCATGGCAGTGGCTTGGGGCTTTCGATCGTGCGCGAATTCATCCACGCGCATGGCGGGAAAATCGAGCTGGTGCCGACCTCCGTGGGCGCCCATTTCAGGATCGCGCTTCCCAATGAAAGCTGA
- a CDS encoding RNA pyrophosphohydrolase, with protein sequence MLDREGYRPNVGIILVNTRNEVFWGKRIREHSWQFPQGGIKHGETPEQAMFRELFEEVGLRPEHVKILGRTRGWLRYDVPKHWIKREWRNTYRGQKQIWFLLRLVGRDSDVCLRASTHPEFDAWRWSDYWVPLEAVIEFKRQVYQQALFELSKTLFRTRPRDPPEAYKVLTEVREP encoded by the coding sequence ATGCTCGATCGTGAAGGCTATCGCCCGAACGTCGGCATCATTCTGGTCAACACGCGCAATGAGGTTTTCTGGGGCAAGCGGATCCGTGAGCATTCGTGGCAGTTCCCGCAAGGTGGCATCAAGCACGGCGAAACGCCGGAGCAGGCCATGTTCCGTGAACTGTTCGAGGAAGTGGGTCTGCGTCCCGAGCATGTGAAGATTCTCGGCCGCACGCGTGGTTGGTTGCGGTACGACGTTCCGAAGCACTGGATCAAACGGGAATGGCGCAATACCTACCGGGGACAGAAGCAAATCTGGTTTCTGTTGCGTTTGGTGGGGCGTGATTCCGACGTCTGTCTGCGAGCCAGCACTCATCCGGAGTTCGATGCCTGGCGCTGGAGTGACTATTGGGTGCCGCTGGAAGCCGTGATTGAGTTCAAGCGGCAGGTGTACCAGCAGGCGTTGTTCGAACTGTCGAAAACATTGTTCCGGACGCGACCCCGGGATCCACCTGAGGCCTACAAGGTACTGACCGAAGTGCGCGAGCCTTGA
- a CDS encoding rubrerythrin family protein yields the protein MLLKGSKTEGNLKAAFAGESQANRRYLYFAAKADVEGQNDVAAVFRSTAEGETGHAHGHLEYLEACGDPATGLPIGATRANLGAAIAGETYEYTDMYPGMAKTAREEGFEEISDWFETLAKAERSHANRFQKALDALQD from the coding sequence ATGCTACTCAAAGGATCGAAGACCGAGGGAAACCTGAAAGCCGCTTTTGCAGGCGAATCGCAGGCGAACCGCCGTTATCTTTATTTTGCCGCGAAAGCGGACGTCGAAGGCCAGAACGACGTTGCCGCGGTATTCCGTTCGACGGCCGAAGGCGAGACCGGGCATGCGCACGGACACCTCGAATACCTCGAGGCCTGCGGTGACCCGGCCACCGGCCTGCCGATCGGAGCCACTCGCGCGAACCTTGGCGCCGCCATTGCGGGCGAGACTTACGAATACACCGACATGTACCCCGGCATGGCGAAAACGGCGCGGGAGGAAGGTTTCGAGGAAATATCGGATTGGTTCGAGACGCTGGCAAAGGCCGAGCGGTCGCACGCGAACCGTTTCCAGAAGGCGCTCGACGCTCTGCAGGATTGA
- a CDS encoding IS256 family transposase, with the protein MAGYDVSVGRDLLPGLLSGQDGLAKLVEAVLNQILEAQVTEALGAERHERTEERAGYRNGTRARTLYTRVGPVTLLVPQTRDGSFSTEIFKRYQRSEQAFVLALMEMVVQGVSTRKVSAITEELCGTSFSKSTVSALCAGLDGRVGAFNERRLEGDYPFVLVDALFIKSREGDRVVSRAALVVSGIRSDGYREILGVKIGDTESFATWDETFRWLKGRGLKGVMFVVSDSHGGLTQAVAKHFQGVTWQRCQVHLMRNILGSCSAKIRADVAAAAKLVFQAADMAEAKRRLAEFVERFEKTAAKAVACIEEGFADAMAVMALPEKYRRRLRTTNMQERLNEEIRRRERVIRIFPNDESALRLIGALLAEQNEVWQERRYLDMDEFAEWVAARAAAGESNNVVALAG; encoded by the coding sequence ATGGCTGGATATGATGTTAGCGTAGGGCGTGATTTGTTGCCAGGGCTGTTGAGCGGTCAGGACGGGCTGGCGAAACTGGTAGAAGCGGTTCTGAACCAGATACTGGAGGCGCAAGTGACAGAAGCGTTGGGAGCGGAGCGGCACGAACGCACGGAAGAGCGCGCCGGCTACCGCAACGGCACGCGAGCACGCACGCTCTACACACGGGTGGGGCCGGTGACGCTGCTGGTGCCGCAGACGCGGGATGGCAGCTTCTCGACAGAGATCTTCAAGCGTTACCAGAGGAGCGAGCAGGCGTTTGTACTGGCGCTGATGGAGATGGTCGTGCAAGGCGTCTCGACGCGGAAAGTATCGGCGATCACCGAGGAGCTGTGCGGCACGAGCTTTTCCAAATCGACGGTCAGCGCGCTCTGCGCCGGACTGGACGGACGTGTCGGTGCCTTCAACGAGCGACGGCTCGAAGGCGATTACCCGTTTGTTCTGGTCGATGCGCTGTTCATCAAGAGCAGGGAAGGCGACCGCGTCGTATCGCGCGCCGCACTGGTCGTGTCGGGCATCAGGAGTGACGGCTACCGCGAAATTCTCGGCGTGAAGATCGGCGACACGGAGAGTTTCGCCACTTGGGATGAGACGTTCCGCTGGCTCAAAGGCCGGGGGTTGAAAGGCGTCATGTTCGTCGTTTCCGACAGCCACGGCGGGCTGACGCAGGCGGTCGCAAAGCATTTTCAGGGGGTGACCTGGCAGCGCTGCCAGGTGCATCTGATGCGCAACATTCTGGGGAGCTGCAGCGCCAAGATCCGGGCCGACGTGGCGGCGGCAGCCAAACTCGTCTTCCAGGCGGCGGACATGGCCGAGGCCAAGCGCCGGCTCGCCGAATTCGTCGAGCGCTTCGAGAAAACGGCGGCAAAGGCCGTGGCGTGCATCGAGGAAGGTTTCGCCGACGCAATGGCGGTCATGGCGCTGCCAGAGAAATACCGGCGGCGGCTGCGCACGACCAACATGCAGGAGCGGCTCAACGAAGAGATTCGCCGTCGCGAGCGGGTGATCCGCATCTTCCCCAACGACGAATCCGCCCTGCGCCTGATCGGCGCCCTGTTGGCCGAGCAGAACGAGGTCTGGCAGGAAAGACGATATCTGGATATGGATGAATTCGCGGAGTGGGTCGCCGCCCGCGCCGCCGCCGGCGAGAGCAACAACGTTGTTGCTCTCGCCGGATAA
- a CDS encoding DUF3501 family protein has protein sequence MSAISRESLLSLEEYARQRTAFRSRVMAHKKDRTVRIGEHVTLVFEDELTIRYQIQEMLRIERTFEDDGIRDELDVYNPLVPDGSNWKATMLIEFPDVTERLLRLRRLIGVERRVWVKVAGSEPVFSIADEDLERDNAEKTSAVHFLRFELPPDMIRAVRAGGALAIGIDHPAYSAAVDPLPERIRLSLCGDLQA, from the coding sequence ATGAGTGCGATCAGCCGCGAAAGCCTGCTCAGCCTCGAAGAATACGCCCGGCAGCGCACCGCTTTCCGGAGCCGCGTCATGGCGCACAAAAAGGATCGGACGGTGCGCATCGGAGAGCATGTCACGCTGGTCTTCGAGGACGAATTGACGATCCGCTACCAGATTCAGGAGATGCTTCGCATCGAGCGGACTTTCGAGGACGACGGCATCCGCGATGAACTCGACGTATACAACCCGCTCGTGCCCGACGGTAGCAACTGGAAGGCGACGATGCTAATCGAGTTCCCCGACGTGACCGAGCGTCTCCTGAGGCTTCGGCGGCTGATCGGGGTCGAGCGCCGCGTGTGGGTGAAGGTGGCCGGGTCCGAGCCGGTTTTTTCGATTGCCGACGAGGATCTGGAACGTGACAATGCCGAAAAGACCTCTGCGGTGCATTTCCTTCGATTCGAACTGCCGCCGGACATGATCCGGGCGGTGAGGGCCGGTGGAGCGCTCGCAATCGGGATCGATCATCCGGCTTACTCTGCCGCGGTGGATCCGCTGCCCGAGAGGATTCGTTTGTCCCTGTGCGGAGACCTGCAAGCTTGA
- a CDS encoding transglycosylase SLT domain-containing protein, with protein MSAAGSLVLSLALLAGLAGAPDQALAGRQQYEPMAASVRSALHAAVSDAGAPGLLIANEGERVRWLQDMSRRLEKRIPDRHYREELLTAVHYEATRAGLDPQLVLGLIQVESAFRKYAVSSAGARGFMQVMPFWIKAIGLPEDNLFHLRTNLRYGCTILRHYLDIEKGDLYRALGRYNGSLGKPEYPNLVRAAWEKHWSYQSLRLASDDRGSRAN; from the coding sequence ATGAGTGCCGCGGGCAGCCTCGTGCTGAGCCTCGCTCTGCTCGCGGGTCTCGCCGGCGCCCCGGACCAGGCGCTCGCCGGCCGCCAGCAGTACGAACCGATGGCGGCGAGCGTGCGCTCGGCGCTGCACGCGGCAGTCAGCGACGCCGGCGCTCCGGGACTCCTGATTGCGAACGAGGGGGAGCGGGTACGCTGGCTGCAGGATATGTCCCGCCGTCTCGAAAAACGCATCCCGGACCGTCATTACCGGGAAGAATTGCTGACCGCAGTGCACTATGAAGCCACGCGGGCGGGACTCGATCCGCAACTCGTGCTGGGCTTGATCCAGGTCGAGAGCGCTTTCCGGAAATACGCGGTGTCGAGCGCCGGAGCGCGCGGCTTCATGCAGGTGATGCCGTTCTGGATCAAGGCGATCGGCCTGCCGGAAGATAATCTCTTCCACCTGCGTACGAACCTGCGCTACGGCTGCACGATCCTGCGCCACTACCTCGACATCGAAAAAGGCGATCTGTACCGGGCGCTGGGACGCTACAACGGCAGCCTCGGCAAGCCCGAGTACCCAAACCTGGTGCGGGCGGCGTGGGAGAAGCACTGGAGCTACCAGTCGCTGCGGCTCGCGTCCGATGACCGCGGGAGCCGCGCGAACTGA
- a CDS encoding sigma 54-interacting transcriptional regulator, with the protein MKATHSPAPTAGAHLLLVDDDTDLLKLLSLRLHASGYRVSTAETAEAALGRIAVERFSLVVSDVRLPDRDGLALFEEIRRTCPVLPVILLTAHGSIPDAVEATSRGVFGYLTKPFDSQALLEKIAQALQVGGPMHVGDDADDNDWRDEIISHSNRMATVLDEARLVAASDASILIRGDSGTGKELLARAIHRISSRANAPFVAINCGAIPEQLLESELFGHVKGAFTGAATANTGLFLTANRGTVFLDEIGDMPLALQVKLLRVLQERAVRPVGASRAEPIDVRIISATHRDLELALAEGQFREDLFYRLNVVSLTLPTLDQRREDIPLLANHFLQVIGRKYHKRLCGFAPEAMEALATAAWPGNIRQLQNVVEQACALATTSLIPLALVERALRVPSIEALSYAEAKQRFERNYLIQLLKLTDGNVSDAARLADRNRTEFYRLLQRHALTPSLFRDGGVVARERQ; encoded by the coding sequence ATGAAAGCCACTCACAGCCCTGCTCCCACTGCCGGCGCCCACCTGCTGCTCGTCGACGACGACACCGACCTGCTCAAGCTGCTGTCGCTGCGCCTGCACGCGAGCGGCTATCGCGTCAGCACCGCCGAGACGGCGGAGGCGGCGCTCGGGCGCATCGCGGTCGAACGCTTCAGCCTGGTCGTCAGCGACGTGCGCCTGCCTGACCGCGACGGGCTCGCGCTGTTCGAGGAAATCCGGCGCACCTGCCCGGTGCTGCCGGTGATCCTGCTCACCGCGCACGGCAGCATTCCCGACGCCGTCGAGGCGACCTCCCGCGGCGTCTTCGGCTATCTGACCAAACCTTTCGACAGCCAGGCGCTGCTCGAGAAGATCGCGCAGGCGCTGCAGGTGGGCGGCCCGATGCACGTGGGGGACGACGCCGATGACAACGACTGGCGCGATGAAATCATCAGCCACAGCAACCGCATGGCGACCGTTCTCGACGAAGCCCGCCTCGTCGCCGCGTCGGACGCGAGCATCCTCATCCGCGGCGACAGCGGCACTGGCAAGGAATTGCTCGCGCGCGCAATCCACCGCATCAGCAGCCGCGCGAACGCGCCGTTCGTCGCGATCAACTGCGGCGCGATTCCGGAACAGCTGCTCGAATCGGAACTCTTCGGCCACGTGAAAGGCGCCTTCACCGGCGCGGCAACGGCCAACACCGGGCTTTTCCTCACCGCCAATCGCGGCACGGTGTTTCTCGACGAGATCGGCGACATGCCGCTCGCGCTGCAGGTCAAGCTGCTGCGCGTGCTACAGGAGCGCGCCGTGCGCCCCGTCGGGGCGAGTCGTGCCGAGCCGATCGACGTGCGGATCATCTCCGCGACGCACCGCGACCTGGAGCTCGCGCTTGCCGAGGGGCAGTTCCGCGAGGACCTGTTCTACCGGCTCAACGTCGTCAGCCTGACCTTGCCGACGCTCGACCAGCGCCGCGAGGACATCCCACTGCTCGCCAACCACTTCCTTCAGGTGATCGGACGCAAATACCACAAACGGTTGTGCGGTTTCGCCCCCGAAGCGATGGAAGCACTCGCGACAGCAGCCTGGCCGGGAAATATCCGCCAGCTGCAGAACGTCGTCGAACAGGCTTGCGCGCTCGCGACGACGTCCCTGATCCCGCTTGCACTGGTCGAGCGGGCGCTGCGAGTGCCGAGCATCGAAGCCCTGAGTTATGCCGAAGCGAAGCAACGCTTCGAACGCAACTATCTCATCCAGCTGCTCAAACTCACCGACGGCAATGTTTCGGACGCGGCGCGCCTCGCGGACCGCAACCGGACGGAGTTCTACCGCCTGCTACAACGGCATGCGCTGACTCCGAGCTTGTTCCGCGACGGCGGGGTTGTCGCCCGCGAACGACAATAA
- a CDS encoding heterodisulfide reductase-related iron-sulfur binding cluster has protein sequence MSKREGSLDAPTRHPVAWREAEYYAEAPLQDELERVFGICHGCRRCVNLCNAFPTLFDLVDEGKTGEVDGVEKRDFWKVVDQCYLCDVCFMTKCPYVPPHPWNVDFPHLMLRAKAVKFRKREVRLRDRILTNTDAIGKLAAIPVIAQTVNAANRNGVARAALQTALGVDKRRELPPYAPARFRRTVQLQAQWPVRDGERTSGKVAIFSTCYVNYNEPGIGHDLAAVLAHNRIPAVMAKHEACCGMPKLELGDFSGVERLKEQNIPALAELAAAGYAILAPVPSCALMFKQELPLLFPDDAPVRAVAQAMFDPFEYFVLRNRDGLLETDFKQPLGKVAYHIPCHSRVQNVGQKTREMLQLVPGTEVVTVERCAGHDGTWGVKQEHFEQSMRIGRPVFRRMAEVRPDCISSDCPIAARHIQQGIRDGGADLQAEKVHPLTLLRRAYGL, from the coding sequence ATGTCGAAGCGAGAAGGCAGCCTGGATGCGCCCACTCGTCATCCGGTCGCGTGGCGCGAAGCGGAATACTACGCCGAGGCGCCGCTGCAGGACGAACTCGAACGGGTGTTCGGAATCTGCCATGGGTGCCGTCGTTGTGTGAACCTCTGCAACGCCTTCCCGACTTTGTTCGACTTGGTCGATGAGGGGAAAACGGGCGAAGTCGATGGTGTCGAAAAGCGCGACTTCTGGAAAGTCGTCGATCAGTGCTATCTGTGCGACGTCTGCTTCATGACGAAGTGTCCGTATGTCCCGCCGCACCCGTGGAACGTCGATTTTCCGCACCTGATGCTGCGTGCGAAAGCGGTCAAGTTCCGCAAGCGTGAAGTGCGGTTGCGCGACAGGATCCTGACCAACACCGATGCGATCGGCAAGCTCGCCGCGATTCCCGTGATCGCCCAGACCGTCAATGCGGCCAATCGTAACGGGGTCGCGCGTGCGGCACTGCAGACAGCGCTGGGCGTCGACAAACGGCGCGAGCTGCCGCCTTACGCGCCGGCCAGATTTCGTCGCACGGTACAACTGCAGGCACAATGGCCCGTACGCGATGGCGAGCGTACGTCGGGCAAGGTCGCGATCTTCTCGACCTGCTATGTCAATTACAACGAACCGGGCATCGGCCACGATCTCGCCGCGGTGCTCGCGCACAACCGGATTCCGGCTGTCATGGCGAAACACGAGGCGTGCTGCGGTATGCCGAAGCTGGAACTGGGCGATTTCAGCGGCGTCGAGCGGCTCAAAGAACAGAATATCCCCGCGCTTGCGGAACTCGCGGCCGCAGGGTACGCGATCCTTGCGCCGGTGCCGTCGTGCGCGTTGATGTTCAAGCAAGAACTGCCACTGCTGTTTCCGGACGATGCTCCCGTCCGGGCGGTTGCCCAGGCGATGTTCGATCCATTCGAGTATTTCGTGCTGCGCAACCGCGACGGACTCTTGGAGACCGACTTCAAGCAGCCCCTAGGCAAGGTCGCGTATCACATTCCCTGCCACAGCCGGGTACAGAACGTCGGGCAGAAAACGCGCGAGATGTTGCAACTCGTTCCCGGCACCGAAGTCGTGACCGTCGAGCGTTGTGCCGGACATGACGGTACGTGGGGAGTCAAGCAGGAACATTTCGAACAGTCGATGCGGATCGGTCGTCCGGTGTTTCGCCGGATGGCCGAAGTCCGGCCGGACTGCATAAGTTCGGATTGTCCGATCGCTGCTCGTCATATCCAGCAAGGGATTCGCGACGGCGGGGCCGATCTGCAAGCGGAAAAGGTCCATCCATTGACGCTGCTGCGCAGGGCCTACGGCTTGTGA